The Salmo salar chromosome ssa02, Ssal_v3.1, whole genome shotgun sequence genome segment TTAGGTTCCAGTGTCTTTAGCCCAGGGCAATATAGTAGTGTTTTCAGACCCCCTCCACCACAGATGTCTGCCGTTTTGACTACTAACCTTTTAGTGCATGCATTGCAAGCAGATGTGCTGAATAATCTCCAAACTGTGAGTGACTATTTAACATGGGTATGAGGACAAGTATCCCATCATAGCCCCTTTGAAAAGTGCAGCCTCCAACTCTGTGATTCATACTGCTCTTTACAGTTTAAATTGAAGCAATCAGATTGAATTGCCAGGGATGGTTTTGGATATTGATTGGTTTGCTGCAGTTTATTAAACTGACTCATTGTCTGCTGCTGGGTTCTGATAATGACCCAAACTGGGTAGTGAGCAACGCTAACTGTCTTCCAATCTCATTCCGTCAGTGTAGCTACTGCTCTGCATGTGGGTTTTAATTTGCCCACCAGAGGGTCTGGTGATACTGGGAGAtcctgtttttttttggggggggggggtactgtggtAGAAATTACTATAATTTGAGTGGAATTCATTACACTTGTATAAACTAAAACACAGCTGTGATGCTATCTCTGCCATGTGTCCTGCTAATGCTGTAGCAAGGTGTTTTGTTGGGCTGGGAGGATAccagtgtcacaaaataaaaatgtttgcGTCAAATACATAAGACACAAGTTTCGGTccttaaaaaaaacatattaaaatattgtgctatagcttggaaaatacatCTGACTTTGGATGacatttgtttccaacattatggCTGTTTTCCTAAATATTAAATCTGCTTCATATTTAGTTTCCTTGCCACAATACTTGTATGGTGATACTGGTATCCTCATGGCCCTAGTGTTTTGCATCGGACCTGTGAGGGATCATGTTACATTCATTGGTTGAGGGGTTCATAGATTGTTGTGCTGCAACATGCAGTTTTTAATATTTTTACATCACTGTCACTTATGGTGCTATCAAAATCCTTTGGCTTCACATTTCCTCACGGTACTTTTTTAGTTCAGTTTGTCTTATTTTAAAAGATATTGtttgtagtaaatatttcagcttttattgagGTGTCTGAAATGTggtgtataaataaagcttgatttgttCTTCTAGAACCCAGAATATAGGGTCTAACAGAACTCTCTTTGGAATTCTTGTTTATTACTCCAAGGGACTGTACTTAACAGATTGGTAGCAATCCTCAAATGAAGACAATCtgcctttatttttttattttttttggtgtCTTTGACATCCCACCCCCCCATTCCCCACTGTTTTGATTTGGCCTCCATTAGTTTAGCTGCCAAGTTGGTGGCTAAATGTATGAATCACTAAGTTAGCAGTTCATTTGATGTCTAGGTAATATAACCCTGATTCTGTTTTTTCCTTCCGCTGGAATTTAGCTGGTCCAATGAAAAGGTTGCTTTGTGCTATTTGTTTTGGCATGAGCTGAGGTGGAAACGACTATATGAATGAACTTTGCTGTTCTGTTACTTTCAGATCTGGAAGCTGTGCAGGCTGTGGTTTTTGAACGTAACATGGCTTCCCAGTGTAAGTATTCAGCTTTTTAGAATAACTTAAACATTGCTAGCACAGATTTGTTTTAATTCAACGGTCTTCCTCTCTGGTTGAACTGCCTCCAGGTAACCTAACGCTGGTTGTTTTCTAACGTCTAGCTGATCTGATGGAGCTGGACATGGCCATGGAGCCTGACCGAAAGGCTGCAGTGAGCCACTGGCAGCAGCAGTCATACCTGGACTCTGGTATCCACTCAGGGGCTACCACCACCGCCCCCTCCCTGAGTGGGAAGGGCAACccagaggaggaggatgtggatAACCAGGTGCTGTACGAGTGGGAGCAGGGCTTCTCTCAGTCCTTCACACAAGACCAAGTGTCAGGTAAAAAAATGACACTACAATACCATGGGAATGCTTGACTGGGATTTTGAACATGTCACATGGTATGAAGTCAATGGGTAGTAGTTAGTACTTCATTCTACTGACAAACCTCAGCTTTGGCTCCGACTCCTCTTCAGAGGAATCTGGCCACCATCTTAGAAGGTGCTCTGACCTAACCTCTCTCTCCAGACATTGATGGGCAGTATGCCATGACCAGAGCCCAGAGGGTGCGTGCGGCCATGTTTCCAGAGACCCTGGACGAGGGCATGCAGCTCCCCTCCACCCAGTTTGATGGGGCCCACCCAACCAACGTGCAGCGGCTGGCTGAGCCCTCTCAGATGCTGAAGCATGCTGTGGTGAACCTCATCAACTACCAGGATGACGCAGAGCTGGCCACCCGCGCCATCCCTGAGCTGACCAAACTACTCAACGACGAGGACCAGGTGCGTATAGCTAACCGCAACCGGCCCGCTTCGGTCCCCAACCAACTAGGAAATGCACCTGACTTAATGGTGTTAGGTTATATAGAGTTCTGTCCTGACCTCTTCTCCTGTCTTCATTCCTCCAGGTGGTGGTGAACAAGGCTGCAGTGATGGTACACCAGCTGTCCAAGAAGGAGGCTAGCCGCCACGCCATCATGCGCTCCCCCCAGATGGTGTCGGCAATCGTGCGCACCATGCAGAACACCAACGATGTGGAGACAGCCCGCTGCACCGCCGGCACCCTGCACAACCTGTCCCACCACAGAGAGGGTCTGCTGGCCATCTTCAAGTCTGGGGGCATCCCTGCCCTTGTCAAAATGCTTGGGTATGTCGGTCAGCCCTTGGACTGTAACCTGACCTGTCTTGAGTTTCTAAGGAAGTTGTTTTAAGGTGGACTGCAcagaatcactgatctacaaGTCCCCCTGCATCTCACTAACTGTTCATTATGTGGTCAAGATTAGATTGTGTGCAACGTCTTGCTCTAACTCAGTATTTCCCAAACtgactttttttttgttgctctagCGCTACACAGCTGAGTTGTATAACCAACAAGTCAAGCTTTGATTTATTTTATCAGCTGTCGTGTtaaggcaaaaaccaaaatgcgCACCatcttggggtccccaggactgagttgGGGGAAATGCTGCTCTAACGGTTCCCTCTCAAACAGCCCTGATTTTTCTTTAGCTACTTTCTCTGCCATGTAGTTTGTCACTACAGTTACCTTCCTGTGTGTTCAGTTAGCATTTGGTACCTTCCAACTTAAAACTGTCTCCTCAGGTCCCCAGTGGACTCGGTGCTGTTCTACGCCATCACCACCCTACACAACCTGCTGCTCCACCAGGAGGGTGCCAAGATGGCCGTGCGCCTGGCCGGCGGCCTGCAGAAAATGGTGGCCTTGCTCAACAAGACAAACGTCAAATTCCTTGCCATCACAACAGATTGCCTTCAGATCCTTGCCTACGGCAACCAAGAAAGCAAGGTAAGGAACTTACTGATTTTAATTTACTGATGTCTTGGTTGTAGACAACTTTGATGCTTCGCTCTGTCCCTTAATTCAGGCATTGATTGTGATCCATCTTGGTGTATTTTAAACATCTTTGATGCTACCCCCTCCCAGCTTATCATCCTGGCCAGCGGTGGGCCCCAGGCCTTGGTCAACATCATGAGGACCTACACATATGAAAAGCTGTTGTGGACTACCAGTAGAGTTCTCAAAGtgctctctgtctgctccagCAACAAGCCTGCCATCGTAGAGGCTGGTACGTACTACCTTTTATTTATGGACCATTTTATTGAGTCTGCCTGTTATTACCTAACATGCAAAGTGGGTTCTTATCTTGCTCACTTTAGTTCAGTTGGCTCTCCACTGATACTCAGTGAGCTGGGCtaaaggctgtgtgtttctcCAGGTGGTATGCAGGCACTTGGGCTTCACCTCACAGACCCCAGTCAGAGACTAGTCCAGAACTGCCTGTGGACCCTCAGGAACCTGTCAGACGCTGCCACCAAACAGGTGAGGAGCCGTCCCCCACTAGCACACCTCTGTTCCTCTTTCCTACACCTTTCCTTCCTGAATTCTTCCTACATAAgagctctctttctgtctccctgcctTTTTCCATGGAGAAGACGACCTTAGCTGAAGTAGATGTGATGCAGGTAAAAGTAGTCCTTCCTGCCTTTCTGTGTTGGAGCTGTGGCTAGTCAGAGCCCACTTCATCTACAGCCCAGCTCATCGCACCCTTAAAGTTCAGCTGACTTACTAAAGGCTCATTAAAGTAAAGAGTTAAACCCACCTGAAGAAGAGGAATTAGTGTAAGCATCTCTCTGAGAAGAAGCGATCAGTGTAAGGCTGTCTGGTGGTTAGCTGTGTTGGTCTGGATGAGACATGCCGGTGTATTCCTTTCCTCTAACAGGAGGGTATGGAAGGTCTGCTGGGGACCCTGGTCCAGCTCCTGGGCTCTGATGACATCAACGTGGTGACGTGTGCTGCCGGCATCCTGTCCAACCTCACCTGCAACAACTACAAGAACAAGATGATGGTGTGTCAGGTTGGGGGGATTGAGGCACTGGTCCGTACCGTGCTGCGTGCCGGAGACCGCGAGGACATCACTGAGCCGGCCATCTGCGCCCTGCGCCACCTCACCAGCCGCCACCAGGATGCTGAGATGGCCCAGAATGCCGTGCGGCTTCACTACGGCCTGCCTGTGGTGGTCAAGCTGCTGCATCCCCCCTCCCACTGGCCCCTCATCAAGGTAATGTTTGACTTATGAAAATGGGATGTGGCCAATCAATTTGTTTCCACATCAAGTTAGTAGCAGAGCCTTTTCATCTGTAGACTGAGTTCCCTGACTTGGAAATGAAACGTGATCTCTTCCTTCCAGGCCACTGTGGGCCTAATCCGTAACCTGGCTCTGTGTCCAGCCAACCATGCCCCTCTGCGTGAGCAGGGGGCCATCCCCAGACTGGTGCAGCTGCTGGTCAGAGCCCACCAGGACACCCAGAGACGCACCTCCATGGGAGGCACCCAGCAGCAGTTTGTGGTAAGACACACAAGCGTAACATACACCTCCACACAGTGCATCTGTCTCCCAATAAGCACACAGGTTTCCTCAATGCTCTCTGTAGTCTGAACTAACGGTTGTCCTGCACCACAGGAGGGAGTTCGTATGGAGGAGATTGTGGAGGGCTGTACTGGAGCTCTGCACATCCTGGCTAGAGACGTCCACAACAGAATCGTCATCAGAGGACTCAACACCATTCCACTCTTTGTCCAGGTAAGACCTCTAAGAAACTTACATTTACTGCTCCCCACAACTACAGATTTTAAATATTTTTCTATCCAATTTGAACCacccttttttatatttttataactAATCTGATTTTTGCAACTCCTGTACCTTCCTCCTCTCTTGTTGCTGCAGCTGTTGTATTCTCCCATTGAGAACATTCAGCGTGTGGCTGCAGGAGTTCTGTGTGAGTTGGCCCAGGACAAGGAGGCAGCGGAGGCCATCGAGGCTGAGGGTGCCACCGCCCCCCTCACAGAGCTGCTTCACTCCAGAAACGAGGGCGTGGGTGAGTTAACAGGCCTCGGTCCACAACCATCTCTGTTGGCGCCTCAGAACTCTTATGATTGTTTAGCCCACAAATAAATGAAAATAGTTGCCATTCTAGAGCTATGCAGGTGTATGTCAGTCATGGGAATTCTAGAATATCTATGGTTTAGGCCTCTGTCCAGAAGGATCTGTCTAGCCAGCCGTTGGTGCATTACTTTCTATGGATGGTTAAGTAAGACAACTCAACCCTGTTTGTGTTCTCTCCTCAGCCACCTATGCTGCTGCCGTTCTGTTCCGTATGTCTGAAGACAAGCCCCAGGACTATAAGAAGCGTCTGTCTGTGGAGCTCACCAGCTCCCTGTTCAGGACGGAGCCTATGACCTGGAACGAGGTGCGCTGCTGTTTAGTCACTTCTGTctgctgcatctcaaatggcacacggcctatgggccttggtcaaaagttgtgcacaatAAAGGGATTAAGGTGCCAATTGAGAAGCAGCCTGGGAGACACTGGGGAGCCATGCCAAATTACATGAAGTGTCATACTTTAAAGTTCTTTTATAGTATTATATGCGCTTGGATCTGGAGCCAGGAGCCCTGTATTTACTGAGGAAGTGTCTTGTGTTAATGGCTCATGACAGAACTTCTAGGCAGAACACCTCAGGGCTGTTAGTGATGTGACCCttgttcctgatgttgtgttctcTGGTCTTTCTCTAGACAGGAGATCTGGGCCTGGACATCGGAGCTCAGGGAGATGCCCTGGGCTACCGTCAAGAAGGTAAGCACTGTCTCATGGTGCCTTGTCCTGGTGTGCAGCTCTCAAACTGCTGCTCACATAACAGCCCAGCTCTCAGCCAGCACCTGGGCTCCTCCAGCAGCAATCCCCTGACATTAACTCCCCTTGGCCCCAGTGTGCTAGCTAAAGCTTGCAACTGGTCAGCAGCACAGCAGTCCACTTTAGATTGCAGACCAAGTAGTTTGGATTTGTAGTGGCTTTGTTTGGTACTGTGATTGGCTGAGGATTATGATTGGTTGTTTTGATCCTACTACTGTGTGGTGCTTGTTTTAATAAGCTCTCTAACAAGTGTGTGTGCTCCCTCCATCACTTCCATTGGCAGACCCTAGCTATCGCTCCTTCCACTCTGGGGGATATGGGCAGGACTCCATGGGTATGGACTCCATGATGGACCATGACATGGGTGCCCACCACCCAGGCCCTGAATACCCAGTTGACGGGCTGCCCGACCTGGGCCACGCCCAAGACCTGATCGATGGGCTTCCCCCAGGCGACAGCAATCAGTTGGCTTGGTTTGATACTGACCTGTAAATAGACTACTTTTTAGGTAAGGAGCTGTGTTAAGACTAGGCACCACGGCTGTGTTTGGCGGTGACAGGCTGGTGCATGCTTGGACTTCTACTACTGTGGCTGAAGTTTCTAACTCTGCTCTTCTAGCTTCTCTTCATGCTGTGTGGTCCCATAGTAATACCGGTGCCTCTCCTCTCCGCCTCTCCAGGTGTATCGTCTGATCTGAATGAACCTGCATTGTGATTTGGCTGGAGAAGTTGCTGGGAGGTTTTTGAAAGTGGGCTAGTATCTCAGAAAGTGCCTGACACACTACTGAAAGCTGAGTTTCCTATGGGAACACGTGGAGTGGAAGTAAAACTTTGTTCTGGTCTTTTGTGGGAGTTAAAACTGCGTTAAAGGAATTCCTGGAGTGGGTTACTCAAAGAAAATGACGCTGAAGAGTGGATCTAAAGATGGAATTTAAAACCCTGGTctgtatttttttacattttattttgtatgATTCTTCAGTCTGTAATGGTACTGATATAGCTTGTTATTATACTCACCTGTCTTTTCTGCAGTAATTTGTATCCATTCTAAGTCTCTCTCGTAGTGTTAAGTTATAGTGGTAATGCTCCAATTAAAATGATATGGTGTAGAACACTAATAATCAGTTGCATTGTATTCTGATCAAGTGTAACATTGTGTAGCTTTTGTATAAAACCAAGAATTGGAAATGGTCCAAATATTTTCTTGCTTTAAGTGTGCACTGTTTGTAGTGTCACAACTGTTCCAAAGGGTCTGTGGGGAGGGCAGCAGTTTCTTTTTTTAAGTGTCTTTTAGTTGATAGCTGTTCAAGGAGGTGAAAAGAATCCCTAATTATTGTAGCCTGCTGTGCTTATTGGAGACATGGTCATGACATGGCTAAACAATAAAAATGGACTTTAATTTCAGCTCTGTCTTGGTGGTTTATGGAACTGACTAGTTTTCAGGTCGTTAGGCTACATGGGGCAAATGTGTCCTTTGTTTGTACTCAACTTGCAcatcctttaaaaaaaatctaaagtgATATTAGAATGGAAAGCAAAACCACAATGGATGCCAGTTTTATTATAAAGCTATAGAGCAAGACAGTATACTGGAGACACGGTTGCTGATCACTGATGTGAATTATGGTCCTTCTAGAAGCCAAGCCTGTGTTGCTGATGAATCAACATT includes the following:
- the ctnnb1 gene encoding catenin beta-1 isoform X1, with translation MASQSDLMELDMAMEPDRKAAVSHWQQQSYLDSGIHSGATTTAPSLSGKGNPEEEDVDNQVLYEWEQGFSQSFTQDQVSDIDGQYAMTRAQRVRAAMFPETLDEGMQLPSTQFDGAHPTNVQRLAEPSQMLKHAVVNLINYQDDAELATRAIPELTKLLNDEDQVVVNKAAVMVHQLSKKEASRHAIMRSPQMVSAIVRTMQNTNDVETARCTAGTLHNLSHHREGLLAIFKSGGIPALVKMLGSPVDSVLFYAITTLHNLLLHQEGAKMAVRLAGGLQKMVALLNKTNVKFLAITTDCLQILAYGNQESKLIILASGGPQALVNIMRTYTYEKLLWTTSRVLKVLSVCSSNKPAIVEAGGMQALGLHLTDPSQRLVQNCLWTLRNLSDAATKQTTLAEVDVMQEGMEGLLGTLVQLLGSDDINVVTCAAGILSNLTCNNYKNKMMVCQVGGIEALVRTVLRAGDREDITEPAICALRHLTSRHQDAEMAQNAVRLHYGLPVVVKLLHPPSHWPLIKATVGLIRNLALCPANHAPLREQGAIPRLVQLLVRAHQDTQRRTSMGGTQQQFVEGVRMEEIVEGCTGALHILARDVHNRIVIRGLNTIPLFVQLLYSPIENIQRVAAGVLCELAQDKEAAEAIEAEGATAPLTELLHSRNEGVATYAAAVLFRMSEDKPQDYKKRLSVELTSSLFRTEPMTWNETGDLGLDIGAQGDALGYRQEDPSYRSFHSGGYGQDSMGMDSMMDHDMGAHHPGPEYPVDGLPDLGHAQDLIDGLPPGDSNQLAWFDTDL
- the ctnnb1 gene encoding catenin beta-1 isoform X2, whose product is MASQSDLMELDMAMEPDRKAAVSHWQQQSYLDSGIHSGATTTAPSLSGKGNPEEEDVDNQVLYEWEQGFSQSFTQDQVSDIDGQYAMTRAQRVRAAMFPETLDEGMQLPSTQFDGAHPTNVQRLAEPSQMLKHAVVNLINYQDDAELATRAIPELTKLLNDEDQVVVNKAAVMVHQLSKKEASRHAIMRSPQMVSAIVRTMQNTNDVETARCTAGTLHNLSHHREGLLAIFKSGGIPALVKMLGSPVDSVLFYAITTLHNLLLHQEGAKMAVRLAGGLQKMVALLNKTNVKFLAITTDCLQILAYGNQESKLIILASGGPQALVNIMRTYTYEKLLWTTSRVLKVLSVCSSNKPAIVEAGGMQALGLHLTDPSQRLVQNCLWTLRNLSDAATKQTTLAEVDVMQEGMEGLLGTLVQLLGSDDINVVTCAAGILSNLTCNNYKNKMMVCQVGGIEALVRTVLRAGDREDITEPAICALRHLTSRHQDAEMAQNAVRLHYGLPVVVKLLHPPSHWPLIKATVGLIRNLALCPANHAPLREQGAIPRLVQLLVRAHQDTQRRTSMGGTQQQFVEGVRMEEIVEGCTGALHILARDVHNRIVIRGLNTIPLFVQLLYSPIENIQRVAAGVLCELAQDKEAAEAIEAEGATAPLTELLHSRNEGVATYAAAVLFRMSEDKPQDYKKRLSVELTSSLFRTEPMTWNETGDLGLDIGAQGDALGYRQEGVSSDLNEPAL
- the ctnnb1 gene encoding catenin beta-1 — encoded protein: MASQSDLMELDMAMEPDRKAAVSHWQQQSYLDSGIHSGATTTAPSLSGKGNPEEEDVDNQVLYEWEQGFSQSFTQDQVSDIDGQYAMTRAQRVRAAMFPETLDEGMQLPSTQFDGAHPTNVQRLAEPSQMLKHAVVNLINYQDDAELATRAIPELTKLLNDEDQVVVNKAAVMVHQLSKKEASRHAIMRSPQMVSAIVRTMQNTNDVETARCTAGTLHNLSHHREGLLAIFKSGGIPALVKMLGSPVDSVLFYAITTLHNLLLHQEGAKMAVRLAGGLQKMVALLNKTNVKFLAITTDCLQILAYGNQESKLIILASGGPQALVNIMRTYTYEKLLWTTSRVLKVLSVCSSNKPAIVEAGGMQALGLHLTDPSQRLVQNCLWTLRNLSDAATKQEGMEGLLGTLVQLLGSDDINVVTCAAGILSNLTCNNYKNKMMVCQVGGIEALVRTVLRAGDREDITEPAICALRHLTSRHQDAEMAQNAVRLHYGLPVVVKLLHPPSHWPLIKATVGLIRNLALCPANHAPLREQGAIPRLVQLLVRAHQDTQRRTSMGGTQQQFVEGVRMEEIVEGCTGALHILARDVHNRIVIRGLNTIPLFVQLLYSPIENIQRVAAGVLCELAQDKEAAEAIEAEGATAPLTELLHSRNEGVATYAAAVLFRMSEDKPQDYKKRLSVELTSSLFRTEPMTWNETGDLGLDIGAQGDALGYRQEDPSYRSFHSGGYGQDSMGMDSMMDHDMGAHHPGPEYPVDGLPDLGHAQDLIDGLPPGDSNQLAWFDTDL